A region from the Drosophila ananassae strain 14024-0371.13 chromosome 2L, ASM1763931v2, whole genome shotgun sequence genome encodes:
- the LOC6505961 gene encoding uncharacterized protein LOC6505961 encodes MDYLLQVAKDAKQPIDDNEVEKVTVTHFESGYTLDGLPILPPLMTDEKRMEMRILRLEAALKKTQMPDLKAVQCPTVEAATETLPPDPKPCSENKETNTDSGVEPLIVMGRFRQKLTQSETVIYDHTRNLVIQIGPPDNTPVTVVSQMVMEDVPASPTQRAVTKITPLTMATQKSSWVSRLDPPKPDKSDRLDSGTEKPTILRRSNTCVDSTKLHHQLWRRNRLEVNGQRLLEVLKSPIKTAENSDGGSRPIKEESKVKPRSKIPLIQKKVKIIEAQPVISPGHEACHEPSAPAPVKCQSAAERRKNYDQKVAINRNNMAKKREESMARQKVVPKPNLPKSIRTPVSAHARLGLVDADFQVQRIRFQSMVSRQADEQQRLQAEFEKQQQELMDKMLGDLSHVTSEASADNPPEIEIALSSCSAVTTGSCSSTNSLSISPS; translated from the exons ATGGACTACCTGCTGCAAGTGGCCAAAGATGCAAAGCAGCCCATCGACGACAATGAGGTGGAGAAGGTTACCGTCACGCACTTCGAGTCGGGATATACCTTGGATGGCCTGCCCATTCTTCCGCCACTG ATGACAGATGAGAAACGCATGGAGATGAGGATTCTGCGCCTAGAGGCCGCTTTGAAGAAGACCCAGATGCCGGACCTGAAGGCCGTTCAGTGTCCCACAGTTGAGGCTGCAACTGAGACTCTGCCACCAGATCCGAAGCCATGTTCGGAGAACAAAGAAACCAATACAGATTCGGGTGTTGAGCCCTTGATTGTGATGGGACGCTTCCGTCAGAAGTTGACTCAATCCGAGACTGTGATCTATGACCATACCAGGAATCTGGTGATCCAGATTGGCCCTCCAGATAATACACCGGTGACTGTTGTCTCCCAAATGGTCATGGAGGATGTTCCGGCGTCTCCCACACAAAGAGCGGTTACCAAGATTACCCCTCTTACGATGGCTACTCAGAAATCTAGCTGGGTATCCCGCTTGGATCCTCCCAAGCCGGATAAGTCTGACCGCTTGGATTCGGGGACTGAAAAACCGACCATTTTGCGACGCAGTAACACTTGCGTGGACTCAACCAAGTTGCACCACCAGTTGTGGCGCCGCAATCGCTTGGAGGTGAATGGTCAGCGCTTGCTGGAAGTTCTGAAGTCTCCCATTAAAACTGCAGAGAACTCTGATGGCGGCTCCCGACCTATCAAGGAGGAGTCCAAAGTCAAACCTCGTAGCAAGATTCCTCTGatccaaaaaaaagtaaagattATTGAAGCACAGCCCGTTATTAGCCCGGGCCATGAGGCATGCCACGAGCCCAGTGCACCGGCGCCTGTCAAGTGCCAGAGTGCTGCCGAAAGGCGCAAGAACTACGACCAAAAGGTGGCCATAAATAGAAATAACATGGCCAAGAAACGCGAGGAGTCCATGGCCAGACAGAAAGTTGTCCCCAAACCAAATTTGCCGAAGAGCATCAGGACCCCGGTGTCCGCCCACGCTCGCTTAGGGTTGGTGGATGCCGACTTCCAAGTTCAGAGGATTCGCTTCCAATCCATGGTTTCCCGTCAGGCCGATGAGCAGCAGCGTCTTCAGGCCGAATTCGAAAAACAGCAGCAGGAACTCATGGATAAGATGCTAGGGGATCTGAGCCATGTCACCAGCGAGGCCTCCGCCGACAATCCGCCGGAGATCGAAATCGCTCTCAGTAGCTGCAGCGCCGTTACAACTGGAAGCTGCAGCAGCACAAACAGCCTCAGCATCAGCCCCTCCTAA
- the LOC6505960 gene encoding prolyl 4-hydroxylase subunit alpha-2 gives MSSNFSPKNFTFLISIISSMKLFAVLILTIVCSLTNGTSDKKTSLSVASLVPLLEMERQLINNLEEYTIDLKQKLQILESQIAAMRAENEKGYADPLAYVSNPLNGLSLIRRLNQDWVMWRKFMQKPVGVLQMRTLDLWLKKLPTNMDLYSACAGIIRIRDYYDLKLSDIIRGNLFRFKYNVSMSVPDLYAMGQHLFENDQFLCAIPLLQDVLQRIREEPFPMGPQLNIEELDVIKLLVQSYVQSQQYLQALSILEEGLELSSSDAFLIREKENALRLMKETPTKEKPTKKCTIVNKKHDIWKNTKECCKGTYKSNNRLMCYYNSSTTPFLRIAPFKTEQIGLDPYVVVFHDVLSPREISKLISLTDRKLVQAVTVNKKSFKEMVRTAKAHWVYRGYQELTKRIYRRIHDMSGFELADAENFQIVNYGIGGHYGEHKDYFNASSSFFTGYHRSQTKKYLGDRIATVLFYLSDVEQGGATVFPGISADSAYTVYPRAGTAAMWYNLHTDGLGDPTTLHVACPVIVGSKWVMTQWIRERSQIFARPCLEPSPSLNPS, from the exons ATGTCAAGCAATTTTAGTCCAAAAAATTTTACATTTCTCATATCTATCATATCTTCAATGAAACTTTTTGCGGTTTTGATATTAACTATAGTTTGTTCGTTGACAAATGGCACGTCTGATAAGAAAACATCGCTATCGGTGGCTTCCTTGGTACCACTACTGGAAATGGAGAGACAATTAATTAATAACCTTGAAGAATACACAATCGACCTTAAACAAAAGCTGCAGATTCTGGAAAG CCAAATTGCAGCCATGAGAGCGGAAAACGAAAAGGGATACGCTGATCCTTTGGCCTACGTTTCGAATCCATTGAATGGTCTTTCCCTTATCAGAAGACTGAACCAGGATTGGGTTATGTGGcgaaaatttatgcaaaaacCAGTGGGTGTCTTGCAAATGAGGACACTGGACCTTTGGCTCAAGAAATTGCCGACGAACATGGATCTTTATAGCGCCTGTGCTGGTATTATCCGAATAAGGGACTATTATGATCTGAAATTAAGTGATATTATTAGAGGAAACCTCTTTCGTTTTAAATATAA TGTCAGCATGAGTGTACCCGATTTGTATGCCATGGGTCAGCATCTGTTTGAAAATGATCAATTTTTGTGTGCTATTCCATTGCTACAGGATGTGTTGCAACGAATTCGGGAAGAACCCTTTCCGATGGGGCCGCAACTTAATATCGAGGAGCTGGATGTTATAAAATTGCTTGTTCAATCTTATGTCCAATCCC AACAATACCTACAAGCTCTATCCATACTGGAAGAGGGTCTAGAGCTCAGCAGCAGCGATGCTTTCCTTATACGCGAAAAAGAGAACGCCCTTAGGCTTATGAAGGAAACCCCGACAAAGGAAAAGCCGACAAAAAAATGCACAATTGTCAATAAAAAACATGACATTTGGAAAAACACTAAAGAATGCTGCAAAGGAACTTATAAAAGCAATAATCGATTAATGTGTTACTACAACTCCAGTACCACACCTTTTCTTCGTATAGCACCCTTTAAAACGGAGCAAATCGGATTGGATCCATATGTGGTAGTTTTTCACGACGTCCTTTCTCCGCGGGAAATATCAAAGCTGATTAGTTTAACCGATCGCAAATTGGTTCAAGCTGTTACGGTAAATAAAAAATCGTTTAAAGAAATGGTTAGGACAGCCAAAGCACATTGGGTGTACCGGGGATATCAAGAACTGACTAAGCGAATTTACAGACGTATCCACGATATGAGTGGCTTTGAGTTGGCCGATGCTGAGAATTTTCAG atcGTAAATTATGGTATTGGGGGACACTATGGGGAGCATAAAGATTATTTTAACGCATCAAGTAGTTTTTTCACGGGCTACCATCGTTCACAAACTAAAAAGTATTTAGGGGATCGTATAGCCACTGTTTTGTTCTAT CTAAGCGATGTGGAGCAGGGAGGAGCTACAGTTTTTCCAGGAATATCAGCCGATTCGGCGTATACTGTGTATCCCCGAGCTGGAACAGCGGCTATGTGGTATAATTTGCATACGGATGGCCTAGGTGACCCAACCACCCTGCATGTCGCCTGTCCGGTCATCGTAGGCTCCAAATGGG TGATGACCCAGTGGATACGTGAGCGTAGTCAAATCTTTGCCAGACCCTGTCTGGAGCCCTCGCCGTCCCTAAACCCGTCATAA
- the LOC6505959 gene encoding prolyl 4-hydroxylase subunit alpha-1 has product MGSFKWLISLMLLTCQVLRQARSIEESSHCTSVAGMVKLLELEDQLIENLSDYANELEKRLETVRRSIDSLRLENQKARSSTVDYLSNPLNSFSLIRRMNRDWVIWQLFMEDPVGVTQADKIQTLREEMPTSTDVEEAVTALDRIQITYGLKVEDIASGYLNGKQYPISVTALDSYAMGQILFDQGNFIRASRWIYQTLTWMESFKLPEPFLLAKDEVRTFYAETLLKLNEKADALKVVNIALTDKPHDIKLLVKKMEIEALIRTGTSNQQPQPKNPLSNPNRSPTLYEMGCRGMYPASTDSKLVCRYNSTTTPFLTLAPLKMEIVGLNPYMVIYHDVLSSAEIDEMKEMATPSLKRATVYKASLGKNEVVKTRTSKVAWFPDSYNSLTLRLNARIHDMTGFDLSGSEMLQLMNYGLGGHYDKHYDFFNATEKSSSLTGDRIATVLFYMSDVEQGGATVFPNIYKTVYPQRGTAVMWYNLKDDGQPDEQTLHAACPVLVGSKWVCNKWIRERAQFRSRPCLKK; this is encoded by the exons ATGGGATCATTTAAATGGCTTATTTCGCTGATGCTGCTCACCTGCCAGGTGCTAAGGCAGGCGCGCAGTATCGAGGAGTCGAGCCACTGCACTTCGGTGGCGGGAATGGTGAAATTGCTCGAACTGGAGGACCAACTCATAGAGAACCTTTCGGATTACGCCAACGAGCTGGAAAAAAGACTGGAGACGGTACGCAG GAGTATTGACAGCCTTCGTTTGGAGAATCAAAAGGCCCGAAGTTCCACAGTGGATTACCTTTCGAATCCTCTAAATTCATTTTCACTGATCCGTCGTATGAATCGTGACTGGGTGATATGGCAGCTTTTCATGGAGGATCCAGTGGGTGTGACTCAGGCAGACAAGATCCAGACCCTGAGGGAGGAAATGCCAACAAGTACCGACGTAGAAGAGGCAGTTACCGCTTTGGATCGAATTCAGATCACATATGGCTTGAAGGTAGAGGACATTGCCAGTGGTTATCTCAATGGAAAGCAATACCC TATCAGTGTAACTGCTCTGGATTCGTATGCAATGGGACAGATCCTCTTCGACCAGGGAAATTTTATTAGAGCGTCCAGATGGATATACCAAACACTTACTTGGATGGAAAGTTTTAAACTGCCAGAGCCTTTCTTGCTAGCTAAGGATGAAGTCCGGACCTTTTATGCAGAAACTCTGCTTAAGCTAA ACGAAAAGGCGGATGCTTTGAAAGTTGTCAACATTGCACTGACTGATAAGCCGCATGATATTAAACTGCTGGTAAAGAAAATGGAAATAGAAGCTCTGATAAGGACGGGAACCAGCAACCAGCAGCCCCAACCGAAG AACCCGCTCTCCAATCCAAACAGAAGCCCAACTCTCTATGAAATGGGTTGCCGAGGAATGTATCCGGCGTCCACTGATTCCAAGCTTGTCTGTCGCTACAATAGCACCACCACTCCGTTCCTCACCCTAGCTCCTCTGAAAATGGAAATCGTGGGTCTGAATCCCTATATGGTCATTTACCACGACGTCCTTTCCTCTGCGGAGATCGACGAAATGAAAGAAATGGCCACTCCAAGTCTAAAAAGGGCCACCGTTTACAAAGCGtcccttggaaaaaatgaGGTGGTGAAGACCAGAACCTCCAAGGTGGCATGGTTCCCCGACTCTTACAATTCACTAACTCTCCGATTAAATGCTCGCATACACGATATGACAGGGTTCGATCTATCTGGCTCTGAAATGCTGCAACTGATGAACTATGGGCTGGGAGGGCACTACGACAAACATTACGACTTTTTTAATGCAACT GAAAAGTCTAGCTCATTGACTGGAGATCGCATAGCCACAGTACTTTTTTAT ATGTCTGATGTTGAACAGGGCGGTGCCACAGTTTTTCCCAACATTTATAAGACCGTTTATCCTCAACGAGGTACTGCTGTAATGTGGTATAACCTCAAGGATGATGGACAACCCGATGAACAGACGCTTCACGCCGCCTGCCCTGTTTTAGTAGGCTCAAAGTGGG TGTGCAACAAATGGATTCGAGAACGCGCCCAATTCCGAAGCCGGCCTTGCTTAAAAAAGTGA